Proteins encoded together in one Mycobacterium noviomagense window:
- the smpB gene encoding SsrA-binding protein SmpB has translation MAKKPGAKASDGRQIIATNRKARHNFSILEVFEAGVALVGTEVKSLREGHASLVDAFATVDNGEVWLRNMHIPEYHHGSWTNHDPRRNRKLLLHRRQIDHLVGKIRDGNLALVPLSVYFSHGKVKVELALARGKRAHDKRQDMARRDAQREVVRELGRHVKGMS, from the coding sequence GTGGCCAAGAAACCCGGAGCAAAGGCAAGCGACGGCAGACAGATCATCGCCACCAACCGCAAAGCGCGGCATAATTTCTCGATTCTCGAAGTCTTCGAGGCAGGGGTCGCGCTGGTCGGCACCGAGGTGAAAAGTCTGCGGGAGGGGCACGCGTCTCTGGTCGACGCGTTCGCCACCGTCGACAACGGCGAAGTGTGGCTGCGCAACATGCATATCCCGGAGTATCACCACGGAAGCTGGACCAACCACGATCCCCGACGCAACCGCAAATTGTTGTTGCACCGCCGCCAAATCGACCATCTGGTGGGCAAGATCAGAGATGGTAACCTCGCGCTGGTGCCGCTGTCGGTGTACTTCTCCCACGGAAAAGTCAAGGTGGAACTCGCACTGGCGCGCGGCAAGAGAGCGCACGACAAACGACAGGACATGGCGCGCCGCGACGCGCAACGAGAAGTGGTGCGAGAGTTGGGTCGACACGTAAAGGGCATGAGCTGA
- a CDS encoding DMT family transporter has product MIGAAYAQLSAVSFGVSDFAGGIASRRVAALRVVLVSYPITGVLLCALAAIVGGPVHPGAVLWGVLGGVSQGVAAWWFYAALGSGPISVVSPLAAVLDAAVPVGVGMALGERPGHAASAGVILAMLAVTLVSREATDEDIRPHRFTTKVAWLTIGSGIAFGFNFVFIHQAPAECRLWPLVFARISATVLVLVVAAMTRHLRLPSGTPMRLAVAAALLDTCANITMLLALHGSLLSLASVLISLYPAVTVVLAIIVLRERVTRWQAVGMVLAMLSVTMIAAS; this is encoded by the coding sequence CTGATCGGGGCCGCGTACGCCCAGCTGTCTGCGGTCAGCTTCGGCGTAAGCGACTTTGCCGGCGGAATCGCCTCACGGCGGGTAGCCGCGCTTCGCGTGGTGCTGGTGTCTTACCCGATCACCGGTGTGCTGCTTTGCGCATTGGCCGCAATCGTGGGCGGGCCCGTCCACCCCGGCGCTGTGCTGTGGGGTGTGCTCGGCGGGGTCAGCCAGGGGGTGGCCGCGTGGTGGTTCTACGCAGCGCTCGGATCGGGGCCGATCTCCGTGGTGTCTCCTCTTGCGGCGGTGCTGGATGCGGCCGTACCGGTCGGTGTCGGGATGGCGCTGGGGGAGCGGCCGGGACATGCCGCCTCGGCGGGTGTGATCCTGGCGATGCTGGCCGTGACGTTGGTGAGCAGAGAGGCTACCGACGAGGACATCCGGCCGCACCGGTTCACCACCAAAGTGGCTTGGCTGACGATCGGCTCGGGGATAGCCTTCGGGTTCAACTTCGTGTTCATCCACCAAGCGCCGGCGGAATGCCGGCTCTGGCCGTTGGTCTTCGCCCGAATATCGGCGACGGTGCTGGTGTTGGTGGTGGCCGCGATGACCCGCCACCTGCGCCTGCCGTCGGGAACACCGATGCGGCTCGCGGTGGCCGCAGCATTGTTGGACACCTGTGCCAATATCACCATGTTGCTGGCGCTGCACGGCTCGCTGCTGTCGCTGGCCAGCGTTCTGATTTCGCTGTATCCGGCGGTGACTGTTGTGTTGGCCATCATCGTCCTGCGTGAACGCGTGACCCGCTGGCAGGCGGTCGGCATGGTGTTGGCCATGTTGTCGGTGACAATGATCGCCGCCAGCTGA
- a CDS encoding maleylpyruvate isomerase family mycothiol-dependent enzyme, with amino-acid sequence MTSPARPVTQLDKSDLLSGLFAAWDAIDRLLDGLPESGWQAPTPLPGWNVRAVVSHLIGTESMLMGIATPEADIDVAALEHVRNDFGAMNECWVRHLSGESGAALRERFVAVTNDRRKMLSQMSEDDWNAVTPTPAGKDSYGRFMRIRTFDCWMHEQDIRDALDRPASDEDLHGPAARLALDEMTASMGYVVGKLGKAPEGSRILIELTGPLARTIRVAVNGRGQLVDDFGGQQPTATIRLDGLLFTRLAGGRTSSTDGVEFGGDQDVAACVVEHINYVI; translated from the coding sequence GTGACCAGCCCTGCTCGCCCTGTCACCCAACTGGACAAGTCCGATCTGCTGTCGGGTCTCTTCGCTGCATGGGATGCGATCGATCGACTGCTGGACGGCTTGCCGGAGTCAGGTTGGCAAGCGCCGACACCGCTGCCCGGCTGGAACGTGCGTGCCGTGGTGTCGCACCTCATCGGCACCGAATCGATGCTGATGGGGATTGCCACACCTGAGGCCGACATCGACGTGGCTGCTCTGGAGCACGTCCGCAACGACTTCGGCGCGATGAACGAATGCTGGGTGCGTCATCTCAGCGGGGAATCGGGTGCTGCCCTACGGGAGCGGTTCGTGGCGGTGACCAACGATCGCCGCAAGATGCTGTCGCAGATGTCGGAGGACGACTGGAACGCGGTGACCCCAACACCGGCCGGCAAGGATAGTTACGGGCGGTTCATGCGGATCCGGACCTTCGACTGCTGGATGCATGAGCAGGACATCCGTGACGCGCTGGACCGACCGGCGTCCGATGAAGACCTTCACGGGCCGGCCGCGCGCCTGGCACTTGACGAGATGACGGCGAGCATGGGCTACGTCGTCGGCAAACTCGGCAAGGCCCCTGAGGGGTCGCGGATCCTGATCGAGCTGACCGGGCCGCTGGCGCGCACGATCCGGGTGGCGGTGAACGGGCGGGGCCAGCTGGTCGACGACTTCGGCGGCCAGCAGCCGACGGCGACGATCCGGCTCGACGGCCTTCTGTTCACCCGGCTTGCGGGAGGTCGTACCAGCAGTACCGACGGCGTCGAGTTCGGCGGCGACCAGGATGTCGCGGCGTGCGTGGTCGAGCACATCAACTACGTGATCTGA
- a CDS encoding VOC family protein, whose amino-acid sequence MPDLLPGPRLRQVALVAHDCEKTATALQKTFSWPNPFHDPGVGEFGLVNAVFPVGDTFVEVVSPVRPDTTAGRYLARRGSDSGYMAIFQMPSLEDARRRVTDLGVRVVWKAELDDIAGTHLHPKDIPGAIVSLDWASPTNSWRWAGPAWTGTAPDHPAGGIAGITVEVKDPAGAAQRWAQVLGLHAEVDAGPAEVRLDAADQSLRFISTVDGRAEGITEIWLSPGLPGLPSDSGPVAEIGGVRFVVRAP is encoded by the coding sequence TTGCCAGACCTATTGCCCGGTCCTCGTCTACGCCAGGTGGCGTTGGTCGCCCATGACTGCGAGAAGACCGCCACCGCTCTCCAAAAGACGTTCAGCTGGCCAAATCCGTTCCACGATCCAGGGGTCGGAGAATTCGGCCTCGTCAACGCCGTGTTCCCCGTGGGCGACACCTTCGTGGAGGTGGTCTCTCCAGTACGACCCGACACCACTGCCGGGCGTTATCTAGCCCGTCGCGGATCCGACAGCGGCTACATGGCCATATTCCAGATGCCGTCGCTCGAAGACGCCCGCCGGCGGGTGACCGATCTGGGAGTGCGGGTCGTGTGGAAGGCCGAACTCGACGACATTGCCGGCACCCACTTGCACCCCAAGGACATCCCGGGGGCGATCGTGTCCCTCGACTGGGCGTCGCCAACCAACTCGTGGCGATGGGCGGGACCGGCATGGACCGGAACAGCGCCTGATCACCCGGCGGGCGGCATTGCCGGCATAACGGTCGAGGTGAAAGACCCGGCCGGAGCGGCCCAGCGGTGGGCACAGGTTCTTGGTCTCCACGCCGAGGTGGACGCTGGACCAGCCGAGGTCCGGCTGGATGCGGCGGACCAATCCTTAAGGTTCATTTCGACGGTCGACGGCCGGGCCGAAGGCATTACCGAAATCTGGTTGAGCCCAGGCTTGCCGGGTCTGCCGAGTGATAGCGGGCCGGTCGCCGAGATCGGCGGGGTGCGGTTCGTGGTGCGGGCACCATGA
- a CDS encoding enoyl-CoA hydratase-related protein, which translates to MDDGVAVITMNRPSRRNAFSNDMLDALGRILAQVELSDEVGCVVLTGAGGAFSAGGDVKAMADRSSAGAPPVPVDVAIHRQRLNQQATSGKLWRMPKPTIAHIPGPAAGAGLALALACDLRYAAETAVFTTSFARVAFAGDYGGTWLLTRLVGPAKAKELYYFSERLTADQAEKLGLVNAVFPVNELEKEVMERARRLAEGPSIAYRYMKENLNRAVHGSLEECMDLEVTHHIHTGLTEDHREAARAFVEKREPRFRGR; encoded by the coding sequence GTGGACGACGGCGTCGCTGTGATCACCATGAATCGGCCGTCGCGGCGCAACGCCTTCTCGAACGACATGCTCGACGCGTTGGGACGCATCCTGGCCCAGGTCGAACTCAGCGACGAGGTGGGTTGCGTGGTGCTGACCGGAGCAGGCGGCGCCTTCTCGGCCGGGGGCGACGTGAAGGCCATGGCAGACCGGAGTTCTGCAGGCGCGCCGCCGGTGCCGGTCGACGTGGCGATTCACCGGCAGCGTCTGAACCAGCAGGCGACCAGCGGGAAGCTGTGGCGGATGCCAAAACCGACCATCGCGCATATTCCCGGCCCGGCTGCCGGCGCCGGCCTCGCGCTCGCCCTGGCATGCGATCTCAGGTACGCGGCCGAAACTGCCGTATTCACAACCTCTTTCGCTCGTGTTGCCTTCGCCGGCGACTATGGCGGAACCTGGCTCTTGACCCGACTGGTCGGCCCGGCGAAGGCCAAGGAGCTGTACTACTTTTCGGAGCGGCTCACCGCCGACCAGGCCGAGAAGCTGGGTTTGGTCAACGCCGTTTTCCCGGTCAATGAGCTCGAGAAAGAGGTGATGGAACGGGCCCGGAGGTTAGCCGAGGGCCCGTCGATCGCCTACCGCTATATGAAAGAGAACCTCAACCGGGCGGTCCACGGCAGCCTCGAGGAATGCATGGACCTTGAGGTCACACACCACATCCATACGGGCCTGACAGAAGATCACCGGGAAGCGGCGCGGGCGTTCGTAGAGAAGAGGGAGCCTCGGTTTCGAGGCCGCTGA
- a CDS encoding N-acetylmuramoyl-L-alanine amidase, with protein sequence MLCRDAWGARPARAGGRRHTITRLTLHHEAVVLGQNSNAPEHLRKDQRYHQDQLGWIDIAYHVGVDRNGNIYELRSTEIAGDTATDYDTTGHFLVLCEGDFDQEAVPDAQLQGAALAFAWAAQNFGVATDTLAGHRDLAKTSCPGANLYAHISSGDLKRRIDDLLAAGRVDLQRFCGPDAAARVAAIEAGN encoded by the coding sequence TTGTTATGCCGCGATGCCTGGGGCGCACGACCGGCCCGCGCCGGGGGACGGCGCCACACCATCACTCGTTTGACCCTGCACCACGAGGCCGTGGTCCTCGGCCAAAACAGCAACGCCCCAGAGCATTTGCGCAAGGATCAGCGATACCACCAAGACCAGCTGGGATGGATCGATATTGCCTATCACGTCGGCGTCGACCGCAATGGCAACATCTACGAACTGCGGAGCACCGAGATTGCCGGTGACACTGCGACGGACTACGACACAACAGGCCATTTCCTGGTCCTCTGCGAAGGAGACTTCGATCAAGAGGCCGTGCCGGACGCCCAGCTTCAGGGGGCAGCTCTCGCGTTCGCATGGGCCGCACAGAACTTCGGCGTCGCGACCGATACATTGGCGGGCCATCGAGACCTAGCCAAGACGTCATGCCCGGGTGCGAACCTCTATGCCCACATCTCCTCGGGCGACCTCAAGCGCCGCATCGACGATCTGCTTGCCGCTGGCCGGGTAGACCTCCAGCGCTTTTGCGGACCCGATGCTGCCGCAAGAGTCGCGGCTATCGAGGCGGGCAACTAA